A segment of the Petrotoga olearia DSM 13574 genome:
GTCAGAGTTAGCAATAAAGCTCGTACAGAGAAAAGTATTGGAAAAACTCTGAAAGTTGCATTTCAAGGTGGAAGCGTTATGGGTCTTAGCGTTTCTGGATTGGCTCTATTAGGTTTATTTTTAGTATATATTATCTTTGGAAATTGGTTGGGACAGCTTTCTGCGGAAAATTTGGTAATAAAAGTCAACTGGTTGGGAATAAATTACATTCCTTTCACCATGACCGTTTCTGGATATGCCCTTGGATGCTCAATAATCGCTATGTTTGATAGGGTTGGTGGAGGTATTTACACAAAAGCTGCGGACATGGGAGCAGACTTGGTTGGAAAAACAGAATTAGCATTACCCGAAGATGATGCACGAAATCCCGCAACTATTGCCGATAACGTGGGAGATGATGTTGGAGATGTTGCAGGACTTGGGGCAGATTTGTTGGAAAGTTATGTAGGTGCAGTAATTTCATCTATAGTTCTAATACTATATACTCATTTCCTTTTGGGACCTCAAAACTTTTCTTATGATGCCACAATGAGATTGACTTACTATCCGATACTTTTTATATCTCTAGGGCTAATTTCTTCGATGATTGGCATATTATACATAATTTTAAAAAAACCTTCTGATGATCCTCATAAAGATTTAAATTTCTCTTTGATGACATCAGCATTTTTAACTTTAATTATAACTTTTTTTCTTAGCTTTTTTTATTTGAGAGGCATTAGTGGTACTGAATTTCAAAATATTGGTTTCAGATTGGGATACTTCTCTCCTTGGTTGGCAGCTGCCATAGGTATAATAGACGGTATTTTTATGGGACTTATAGCGGAATATTACACTAATGATGCATACCATCCAACAAAGGAATTAAGCGAATTTGCTAAGGGTGGTCCTGCTATTGTCATAACAAAAGGATTAGCCTTGGGAATGGAAAGCGTTCTAATGCCTGTTTTCCTTTTGATGTTAGGAATCCTTGTGTCCTTTGAAATAGCAGGGTTATACGGTGTAGCAATGGCTGCCTTGGGTATGCTTTCTTTCGTTGCAACAACGGTTTCAGTTGATTCTTACGGTCCAATCGCAGATAATGCTGGTGGAATAAGTGAAATGTCAAAATTGCCCCCAGAGGTTAGAGAGATAACTGATAAACTAGACTCTGTAGGGAACACAACAGCTGCTATAGGTAAAGGTTTCGCTATTGGTTCTGCTGCATTAGCGGCATTAGCTCTCTTCGCATCTTTTATTTATTCTCAAGCAGGTCCAGGAGATGGAGGAGTAGGGCATTTAGAAAGTATCTTGATCTTGAACATGATAGATGCGAGAACAATAGCGGGAGCTATTTTCGGTGCTGCACTACCTTTCTTTTTTAGTTCTTTTCTAATAAATGCCGTGGTGAATGCTGCTAACAAGATGGTTGACGAGGTTAGAAGACAGTTTAGAGAAATACCCGGATTGATGGAGGGGACAGCAGACCCCGATTACGAAAGATGCATCAGGATTAGTAGCGAAGGTTCTCTAAGTCAAATAAAATTCCCCGCTCTCATTGCTACTTTAACACCTATAATTTCTGGACTTTTACTTGGTCCAAACTTTGTAGGAGGACTTTTGATAGGAACTACTCTTAGCGGTGTTATGTTAGCAATATTTTCTGCTAACTCTGGAGGCGCTTGGGATAACGCTAAAAAGAGAATTGAATCCGGTGGTGTCGAGGGAGAAGGGAAAGGTACGGATGCCCATAAGGCAGCAATCGTGGGAGATACAGTAGGGGATCCACTGAAAGATACCGTTGGTCCCTCGCTTGATATACTAATCAAGATTATGTCAGTAACGGCGCTTATAACCGTCTCAATCTTTAAAGTTTACCATCTCTTTTAAAAACTAAATCCCGAGGTTATAAAATACATGACCTCGGGATTTTTATTTTAAAACATTAAATTCTTAATCCACCGTCTATCCTTATAACTTGTCCTGTTATGAAGGAAGAATCATCACTGGCTAAAAATACAGCTAATTTTGCTATATCCTCAGGTTCTCCCAATCGTTTTAAACAAGTATTTTCTATAACATACTCTATCAATTCTTCTTTTAAACTTTCTGTCATCCCTGTTCTAACAAAACCAGGTGCAATGGCGTTTACTCTGATATTTTCTCCTTTCATTGTAAGTTCTTTCGCCCAAGATTTTGTCATTCCGATTATACCTGCTTTTGCTGCTGAATAATTAGTTTGGCCAATGTTTCCTTCCATGCCTACCACACTTGCCATGCTTATTATATTTCCAAACTTTTGTTTTCTCATTATCTTTGCAACCGCTTTTGTCATGATAAAAGTTCCTTTTAAATTCACTTGTATTACCTTATCAAAATCATCTTCTTTCATAATAACTAAAAAGTTATCTTTAGCCATTCCAGCATTATTTATTAATATGTCGATTTTTTGGTATTTATTATATATCTGAGTCACAAGCTCGTTAATCGTGGCAAAATCAGTTATGTCTGCTTGGTAATAAACGAACCTATCTTCTGGAAAATCATTTTTTTCGTTTTCTTCTATTAGAGGTCTTTCATCTTTAGCAATCGCTATTACGGTGGCACCTTCTTTTATGAAATTGCGTGATATTTCTTTCCCTATTCCTCTAGAACCACCTGTTACGATCGCAATCTTTTGATTCAACTTCAAAGGGAAACACCCCCAATTTTATATATTAAGTAATTTAACATTTTTATTTATTTGTTTAATAAATTTTGTGAGCACATTTGTAGGTCCAATTTCAACAAATTCGTCCACACCATTATTCAAACATTCTTCAACACATTCAATCCATCTAACAGGTGAAGTTATTTGCTTAATTACATTTTCCTTAATGATATCAGGATCAGTTTCAAATTTTGCTGTCACATTCTGAACAATGGGAAACGTTGGTTTCCTGAATTCTATATGCTCAATTCGTTTTCTTAACCTTTCTTCTGCATCTTTTAAAAATCTCGAATGAAAAGGACCACTTACATTTAAAGGAACAACTTTTCTGGCTCCTTCTTCTTTGAGTTTTTCCATAGAAATCAAGAGTTCTTCCATTTCTCCACTTATTACAATCTGTGAGGGAGAGTTGTAATTAGCTATTTGAACGTTTGGATAATTGGCTAAAATTTTTTCAATCTCATTTAAATCCATACCTATTACCGCTGCCATGCCACCCTTTCCTGGTTCAAACGCTTCACTCATGTATAATCCCCTATAATAAACCGCTTCAATTGCATCTTCGAAATTGATCATGTTTGAGGCTAAAAGGGCTGTCCATTCTCCTAAAGAATGCCCCGCCACCACATCAGGTTTAAGACCTTCTTCTAAAGCATTCAAATACTTCATATAGCTAATTGTTAATATAGCAACTTGTGCGTTTTGGGTTAAGGTAAGCTCTTTTTCATCAGTGCCAAATATTATACTTTTTATATCCACTCCAATCTTATTTTTTACTTTATCAAAAAACAATTCATATTCGGGTTTTTTTTCTAATATATCCTTTCCCATTCCCAAGTATTGGGATCCTTGTCCTGTAAACACAAAACATCGCAAAACTTATCTCCTCCCTTTATCGATATTTTTTTCTAAGTCGTAATTTTTCAAAATATATGACATTATATCTTCAATAACCTCGTTAACACTTTTTATTTCCTCTATCAAGCCAGCGGATTGCCCTGCCATGAAAGACCCACTTTCTTCGTCACCATACAGGAAAGCCTTCATAAGGCTACCTACCAAAGCTTCTTCAGCTTCTTCAGGCGATGATGCTTCTAATTTGGCTATTTTTTTACCAAACTTTGTTTTTATTATGCGAGCCGGATGACCCATTTTCTGACCAGTAATTATAGTGTCTCTAATACCTGCACTTATTATTTTCTCTTTGTAATTTTCGTGAGCTTCACATTCATATGTGGCTATAAAACGCGTTCCCATCTGAATACCTTCTGCCCCCAAGGATAAGGCAGCAACGGCACCAGGGCCATTAGCAATTCCACCTGCTGCTATTACAGGAACCGACAACATACTGGAAAGCCGTGGAATCAATACCATGGTAGTTACATCTCCGATGTGTCCACCACATTCCATTCCTTCACCTATTATACCTTCTGCTCCGGCATTTTCCAACCTTTTCGCTAGATTTTCTGAAGAAACTACCCCTAAGGTTGTTATCCCATTTTCTCTAAGCATAGGAATGTACTTGCTAGAATTTCCCGCTCCCAAAATAGCAACTGGAACTTTTTCTTGAATTATCAGATCTATGACTTCATCTATATGAGGATTAAGCATAATAACGTTTACGGCAAAAGGTTTATCAGTCATTTCTCTTACTGAATCAATCTGTTTCTTTAAAAGTTTTGCATCCATACTTCCAGAACCTATAGTTCCTAATCCACCTGCATTAGAAACAGCGGCAGCTAATTTTGCAGTACCCACCCATGCCATTCCGCCTTCTAATATGGGATATTTAATTTTCAATAAGTCAGTAACTCTATTTTTTACAGGTTCCAACACTGCACCTCCATCTTCAACTCTTTTTGATACCTACCATTATCTCTGTCTGTGCACATACCTGGCCTTCCACAGTAGCTACTCCTTTTAACTTGAACATGTTTCCTTTTTTTTGTAAAATCTCTAAATCGTATATCAGTCTGTCTCCAGGTCTTACTTCTTTTTTAAATCGTGCCTTATCTATACCTGTAAACAAAGGAATTACATTCTCATTCGTATCTTTCAAAAGTAGTAGTCCAGCTGTTTGAGCCATACCCTCAACAATAAGTACCCCTGGCATAATTGGATAATTTGGGAAATGACCTTGAAAAAAAGGTTCATTAACACTTACGTTTTTAAACGCTTTGATCTTTTCCTCATTTAACTCTAATACCCCATCAACAAGCAAAAAAGGATAACGATGGGGTAATATTTTCATTATTTTTTCTATATTCATAATTTTCACTCCCATGAAGTTACTATTCCACCCGAATCAGGTCCTAAATGCATACCTATTATTATATCCATCGGTTCAAAGATTATCTTTTCCCTTGGTACTCCCAATTTAACTACTTCATCCAACAAATCGCCACCTAATTTCAAGCTCCCCGTATGTTCAACGGTTATATTCTTTAACTCTCCTTTTCCTTTTTCTTCCATTGCCAAAGTGCTAAGCTCTTTAATTATTTTATTATATCCTCTAATTCTTTTAATGGGCAATATTTCACCATTCTCCAGTTTTAACAATGGCTTAATATTTAGCATACTTCCCAAAAAGGCAGTTGCTCTCCCTATTCTTCCACCTTTTGCAAGATAATTTAAACTTCCCACGGTAAAGTAGACATTCACTTTTTCGTGAAAATGTTCCACGAAACCTTCCAACTCTTCTATGCTATACTCTCCTGAGTCTATAAGTTTTTTTAATTCTAATACTAAATGACCCAACCCCCATGTAGCTTCATAACTTTCCACTATATGGATCCTTTTTTCATCGAGATTTTGAGCAGCTATCCTAGCAGAGTTATAAGTTCCACTCAGTTTTTCTGAAAGATGAACAGATATTAATTCATCGTAATCTTTAAGCATTTTTCTATATACCTCTTCAAAATCTTGAGGTGTTGGCTGTGAAGTAGCAGGTATATAGTCAGATGTTTTTAAAAACTCATAGAAATCGTCTGTATCAATGTCCACAGCCCTTTCAAACTTACCTTTCCACTTTACATACAATGAAACGAAACCTATCCCCATTTCTTCTAATTGCTTTGGTTCGATGTCACATGTATTATCGGTTACTATTCCTATCTTAGGCATAATTGTTCCCCCTTTTATGATTTAACAAAAATTAAAGACCCATTGTGTCCTCCAAACCCAAAGGAGTTCTTTAAAATTACATTTGCTTCAGCGTCTTGAGTCTCTCTTGGGATATTGAGTGTTTTCATCTCTTCATCGGGCTCTTCTAAATTTGGCATTCCATGAACAAAATGATTATGACTTTCTATTACTGAAGCTATTAATTCAATTGCACCAGCAGCTCCCAAAGTATGTCCTATTAAAGTTTTAGTTGATTGTAAATATGGCTTATCTGCGAATTCACCAAATATTTTTTTAATAGCTTTTACTTCCGAATTATCTCCAACAGGAGTACTGGTGGCATGACAATTTATAAGATCTACATCTGAAGGATCCAATTCAGCCATCTTTAAGGCATTCTTTATTGCCCTTGCCGCACCCTCACCTTCAGGATCAGATTGACTAATATGGTAAGCATCTCCTGTCATTCCATATCCCGCTATATATCCATAAATTTTTGCCCCTCTTGCCTTTGCATGCTCTTCTGATTCTAAAACTAATATCCCAGATCCTTCACCCATAACAAATCCATTTCGATCTTTGTCAAAAGGTCTTGATGCTTTTTGCGGTTCCTCATTTCTTTGAGAAAGTGCCATCATATTAGCAAAAGCCGCTATTGGCATAGGATCAATAACCGCTTCGGAACCGCCGGTTATGGCCACATCAACTTCTCCACTCCTTATCAACATCACAGAACTTATTATTGAGTGGACAGCTGAAGCACACGCACTAACCGTTGTAAAATTTGGTCCCTTTAATTTATGCCTTATAGAAACAACTCCACTTGCCATATCTGCAATCATCATCGGTATTAAAAAAGGGCTAACATACTTTGGACCTTTTTTGTTCATGACTCCAAACTCGTGATACAACGTTTTAAACCCGCCAATTCCAGAACCTATTATTACTGCAGCATTTTCTCTCCAATCTTGATCTTGAGACAATCCGGCATCTTCAATAGCCTCATCTGAGGCAGCAATAGCTAATTGTAAAAACCTATCATAACGTTTGGCGGTTCTACTATCCATATATTCTTGAGGGTCAAAATCTTTTATTTCAGCAGCTATCTTAACTTTATGATCCGAGGTATCAAACTGAGTTATCTTATCTATGCCTATTCTCATTTCTTTTAAACCCTCTAAAAATTCTTCTGTGTTTTTTGCTATAGCGTTTACTGTTCCCATTCCAGTTATTACGACTTTGTGCATCCGCATACCTCCCGACTGTAATTTTATTGATTTCTTAAAGCACTCTTGATAGATGTGTTATTATGATAAAGAAGCTAACATCTTTTTTGTTACTTCTATGTAATACTCATATATTTGTAGAGGCTTTAAACCTGTCCATTTTTGATACAATGTCTCTCGAAGGCTTACTTGCTGAACCATTCCAGTTATCTCACTCCACAAAACCATTGCTATCTTTAAAGGTTCTAATCTTTCATCTATTGAACCATCTTTTATTCCTTCTTCAACCGAGCTAACTAATAATTTAAAAATCTCTTCACTCTTTTCATATGCCTTCTTCACATGGGGATCTTTATCATCGAAATGAACTTCCAAGGTTTCATAATTCAGTATCAACTTATAATAATCAACATATTCAAGGCTGAATGATACGTATGTTTCTCCCATTGATACAACCTTTTCAAAACCGTTTTTACAAGAGGAAAATTTTTCAATAATAGACCTGAGCAAAGTAGATAATGCTCTTTCAACAGAGGTAAAATATAGATCTTTTTTGCTTGAAAAGTATAAATACAACGTCCCCTTTGCAAGATTAGCTCTTTTTGCAATTTCGGTCATTGTAGCTTTCTCGTAACCTTTTCCCACAAAAATTTTTTCTGCTACATTCATTATTAAATTCATCTTTTCCTCTTTGTTTTTCTTCTGCAAACTCTTTCGCCTCATATTCAGACCCTCTAATAAAATAAAAATGACCAAAG
Coding sequences within it:
- a CDS encoding nitronate monooxygenase — its product is MEPVKNRVTDLLKIKYPILEGGMAWVGTAKLAAAVSNAGGLGTIGSGSMDAKLLKKQIDSVREMTDKPFAVNVIMLNPHIDEVIDLIIQEKVPVAILGAGNSSKYIPMLRENGITTLGVVSSENLAKRLENAGAEGIIGEGMECGGHIGDVTTMVLIPRLSSMLSVPVIAAGGIANGPGAVAALSLGAEGIQMGTRFIATYECEAHENYKEKIISAGIRDTIITGQKMGHPARIIKTKFGKKIAKLEASSPEEAEEALVGSLMKAFLYGDEESGSFMAGQSAGLIEEIKSVNEVIEDIMSYILKNYDLEKNIDKGRR
- the fabD gene encoding ACP S-malonyltransferase → MRCFVFTGQGSQYLGMGKDILEKKPEYELFFDKVKNKIGVDIKSIIFGTDEKELTLTQNAQVAILTISYMKYLNALEEGLKPDVVAGHSLGEWTALLASNMINFEDAIEAVYYRGLYMSEAFEPGKGGMAAVIGMDLNEIEKILANYPNVQIANYNSPSQIVISGEMEELLISMEKLKEEGARKVVPLNVSGPFHSRFLKDAEERLRKRIEHIEFRKPTFPIVQNVTAKFETDPDIIKENVIKQITSPVRWIECVEECLNNGVDEFVEIGPTNVLTKFIKQINKNVKLLNI
- a CDS encoding TetR/AcrR family transcriptional regulator, with protein sequence MRRKSLQKKNKEEKMNLIMNVAEKIFVGKGYEKATMTEIAKRANLAKGTLYLYFSSKKDLYFTSVERALSTLLRSIIEKFSSCKNGFEKVVSMGETYVSFSLEYVDYYKLILNYETLEVHFDDKDPHVKKAYEKSEEIFKLLVSSVEEGIKDGSIDERLEPLKIAMVLWSEITGMVQQVSLRETLYQKWTGLKPLQIYEYYIEVTKKMLASLS
- a CDS encoding sodium-translocating pyrophosphatase, producing the protein MGSLWILAVVPAIALIFASVNFRQVVALDEGTERMQHIAKAIRIGASAFVNHELKVLTIYGIFIALALGIVVEWYVGVAFVMGAFMSALAGYIGMKIATYANVRVSNKARTEKSIGKTLKVAFQGGSVMGLSVSGLALLGLFLVYIIFGNWLGQLSAENLVIKVNWLGINYIPFTMTVSGYALGCSIIAMFDRVGGGIYTKAADMGADLVGKTELALPEDDARNPATIADNVGDDVGDVAGLGADLLESYVGAVISSIVLILYTHFLLGPQNFSYDATMRLTYYPILFISLGLISSMIGILYIILKKPSDDPHKDLNFSLMTSAFLTLIITFFLSFFYLRGISGTEFQNIGFRLGYFSPWLAAAIGIIDGIFMGLIAEYYTNDAYHPTKELSEFAKGGPAIVITKGLALGMESVLMPVFLLMLGILVSFEIAGLYGVAMAALGMLSFVATTVSVDSYGPIADNAGGISEMSKLPPEVREITDKLDSVGNTTAAIGKGFAIGSAALAALALFASFIYSQAGPGDGGVGHLESILILNMIDARTIAGAIFGAALPFFFSSFLINAVVNAANKMVDEVRRQFREIPGLMEGTADPDYERCIRISSEGSLSQIKFPALIATLTPIISGLLLGPNFVGGLLIGTTLSGVMLAIFSANSGGAWDNAKKRIESGGVEGEGKGTDAHKAAIVGDTVGDPLKDTVGPSLDILIKIMSVTALITVSIFKVYHLF
- the fabF gene encoding beta-ketoacyl-ACP synthase II; this translates as MHKVVITGMGTVNAIAKNTEEFLEGLKEMRIGIDKITQFDTSDHKVKIAAEIKDFDPQEYMDSRTAKRYDRFLQLAIAASDEAIEDAGLSQDQDWRENAAVIIGSGIGGFKTLYHEFGVMNKKGPKYVSPFLIPMMIADMASGVVSIRHKLKGPNFTTVSACASAVHSIISSVMLIRSGEVDVAITGGSEAVIDPMPIAAFANMMALSQRNEEPQKASRPFDKDRNGFVMGEGSGILVLESEEHAKARGAKIYGYIAGYGMTGDAYHISQSDPEGEGAARAIKNALKMAELDPSDVDLINCHATSTPVGDNSEVKAIKKIFGEFADKPYLQSTKTLIGHTLGAAGAIELIASVIESHNHFVHGMPNLEEPDEEMKTLNIPRETQDAEANVILKNSFGFGGHNGSLIFVKS
- a CDS encoding DegV family protein, encoding MPKIGIVTDNTCDIEPKQLEEMGIGFVSLYVKWKGKFERAVDIDTDDFYEFLKTSDYIPATSQPTPQDFEEVYRKMLKDYDELISVHLSEKLSGTYNSARIAAQNLDEKRIHIVESYEATWGLGHLVLELKKLIDSGEYSIEELEGFVEHFHEKVNVYFTVGSLNYLAKGGRIGRATAFLGSMLNIKPLLKLENGEILPIKRIRGYNKIIKELSTLAMEEKGKGELKNITVEHTGSLKLGGDLLDEVVKLGVPREKIIFEPMDIIIGMHLGPDSGGIVTSWE
- a CDS encoding beta-ketoacyl-ACP reductase; this translates as MKLNQKIAIVTGGSRGIGKEISRNFIKEGATVIAIAKDERPLIEENEKNDFPEDRFVYYQADITDFATINELVTQIYNKYQKIDILINNAGMAKDNFLVIMKEDDFDKVIQVNLKGTFIMTKAVAKIMRKQKFGNIISMASVVGMEGNIGQTNYSAAKAGIIGMTKSWAKELTMKGENIRVNAIAPGFVRTGMTESLKEELIEYVIENTCLKRLGEPEDIAKLAVFLASDDSSFITGQVIRIDGGLRI
- the fabZ gene encoding 3-hydroxyacyl-ACP dehydratase FabZ produces the protein MNIEKIMKILPHRYPFLLVDGVLELNEEKIKAFKNVSVNEPFFQGHFPNYPIMPGVLIVEGMAQTAGLLLLKDTNENVIPLFTGIDKARFKKEVRPGDRLIYDLEILQKKGNMFKLKGVATVEGQVCAQTEIMVGIKKS